One Ahaetulla prasina isolate Xishuangbanna chromosome 1, ASM2864084v1, whole genome shotgun sequence DNA window includes the following coding sequences:
- the PDK1 gene encoding pyruvate dehydrogenase (acetyl-transferring) kinase isozyme 1, mitochondrial codes for MRLLRALLRSVSPLNTIPQQVDFYCRFSPSPLSMKQFLDFGSDNACEKTSFMFLRQELPVRLANIMKEISLLPDNLLKTPSVQLVQSWYVQSLQEILDFKDKNADDTEAVSRFKDTVITIRNRHNDVIPTMAQGVIEYKDNYGVDPVTSQNVQYFLDRFFMSRISIRMLLNQHTLLFGGNVEVNPAHPKHIGSIDPKCNVVEVIKDGYENAKSLCDLYYMNSPELILEEKNVKSPGQPMQVVYVPSHLYYMVFELFKNAMRATMEHHAERGIYPPVHVQVGLGAEDLTVKMCDRGGGVPLRKIDRLFNYMYSTAPRPHVETSRATPLAGFGYGLPISRLYAQYFQGDLKLYSLEGYGTDAVVFIKALSTESVEKLPVYNKSAWKHYTANHVADDWCVPSSEPKDMTTFRST; via the exons ATGAGATTGTTGCGGGCGCTGCTGAGGAGCGTCTCCCCGCTGAACACCATCCCTCAGCAGGTGGATTTCTACTGCCGCTTCTCCCCGTCCCCGCTTTCCATGAAGCAGTTCCTGGATTTCG GATCTGACAATGCTTGTGAGAAAACCTCTTTTATGTTTCTGCGACAAGAGTTGCCTGTAAGATTGGCAAACATAATGAAAGAAATAAGTCTGCTTCCAGACAACCTTCTTAAAACACCTTCAGTTCAGCTTGTTCAGAGTTG GTATGTGCAAAGTCTGCAGGAGATCCTTgattttaaagacaaaaatgcTGATGATACAGAAGCTGTTTCTCG TTTTAAAGATACTGTGATAACAATCCGAAACCGTCACAATGATGTCATTCCAACCATGGCTCAAGGTGTGATCGAGTACAAGGACAACTATGGGGTTGACCCAGTGACTAGTCAGAATGTGCAGTATTTTTTAGACCGCTTCTTCATGAGTCGGATTTCAATCCGAATGTTGCTTAATCAGCATA CTTTGTTGTTTGGAGGAAACGTTGAAGTTAATCCAGCACATCCCAAACACATTGGAAGTATTGACCCTAAATGCAATGTTGTTGAAGTTATAAAAG ATGGTTATGAAAATGCGAAGAGCCTCTGTGACTTATATTACATGAATTCTCCAGAACTTATTCTTGAAGAGAAGAATG TAAAATCACCAGGGCAGCCTATGCAAGTGGTCTATGTGCCATCACATCTCTACTATATGGTTTTCGAACTTTTCAAG aATGCAATGAGGGCTACCATGGAACATCATGCAGAACGGGGAATTTACCCTCCAGTTCATGTCCAAGTCGGGTTGGGCGCTGAAGATTTAACTGTGAAG ATGTGCGACCGTGGTGGTGGTGTTCCTTTGAGGAAAATAGACCGACTGTTTAACTATATGTATTCAACTGCACCGCGTCCCCATGTGGAGACATCACGAGCAACCCCTCTG GCTGGATTTGGTTATGGTTTACCTATATCTCGCCTGTATGCTCAGTACTTCCAAGGAGATCTGAAGCTCTATTCTCTAGAGGGATATGGCACAGATGCTGTTGTCTTTATAAAG gCTTTATCAACTGAGTCGGTTGAAAAATTGCCCGTGTATAACAAATCGGCTTGGAAACATTATACAGCCAATCACGTAGCAGATGACTGGTGTGTCCCAAGTAGCGAACCAAAGGACATGACAACATTCCGCAGCACATAG